A genomic window from Silene latifolia isolate original U9 population chromosome 11, ASM4854445v1, whole genome shotgun sequence includes:
- the LOC141612106 gene encoding uncharacterized protein LOC141612106: protein MNVNGGMAGEPFSAMTSTATLVRSWRTAFLTLRDETSSHPTATLANVLPLLDELVFAQFHSFVAAAASIPSHEVTSDMMYLLKLAASSCGDENTERALSLICHLVHNITLRVSLELSSTAWSEMLGSFSKVTKFFIEDAGKRQLSENSVGTKAILDCLESTRHLIGVEPRRSSTLENNTLVDFLLHTVICCHSELNGYGPSREDVRCSNASRNRFDQQHSLWKVQTTAFSMVDEAFSRVGSSFSLEMWQSVVEVLRKVMDALATKMSPAENGTLSRFYTSLLRCLHTVLINRKGSVSDHLAAFIAALKVFLGYGLSNSSFISHRIERDPAPSSPKFSSGESIKKVSGAYRPPHLRGRKSSSLRQTFTQTSQTSSDRDSSPVEFSSSESDYSDSDGTVKDDMHSCKTRAAAITCIQDLCEADPKAFIAQWTMLLPTNDALQPRKYEATLMTCLLYDPFLKVRLASASTIVAMLEGPSPASLQFAEYRESSKCGSFMPLSSSLGQILMQLHAGILYLIEHEKHSGLLTSSFKILMLLISSTPYSRMPGELLPRVLLSLRLKIEEGFSHKYDQTSFLVVAINCLTASVSTTPSSLHVSEILQAEISTGLCGGKGGSGVLTTLFQYAEKITNPTVSLEALQALKALCHNYPTVMGLCWKQISTLVYKFLRPDTFGFPSLKGAVGHDVGSSVDKLLSGAIKVLDEYLRAVSGFKGTEDLFGDGLMESPFASDCVRDKKISSAPSYGSGDVGISKDSLSGTREWSEALDEHIAISIHHASGMVRAASITCFAGITCSVFSSLDKEQQRFILSSCTDGAKDLVPSVRSAACRAIGVIACFPEILKSAESLHKFINAVEVNTRDQPVMVRVTASWAMANICDAFRHCVSNSSLDLEANFKILTSLLECSLQLARDGDKIKSNAVRALGNLSRVVPFNRFLEPENREVRCSGTSKEYTSVRENCSSLGCMQLLERIVQTFLSCITTGNVKVQWNACHALSNLFLNDSLKTLPMDWASPIFSILLLLLRDSSNFKIRIQAAAALSVPPTASDYGSSFSDIIRGIEHILENAASDQNSTPNFKYRIALEKQLTASMLHVLGLCSSSSQEPVKEFLLKKASFFERWLNDLCSSVETSEGSAVESFRNQKRSLLSKAIQSLVEVFESKNQFLSAQKLQKMLVICG from the exons ATGAATGTAAATGGTGGAATGGCTGGGGAGCCATTTTCAGCTATGACCAGCACGGCTACGTTAGTGAGGTCATGGAGGACTGCATTCTTGACTTTAAGGGATGAAACATCGAGTCATCCTACCGCCACTTTGGCAAATGTCCTTCCATTGCTTGACGAGCTCGTCTTTGCTCAATTTCACTCTTTTGTTGCGGCAGCTGCGTCTATTCCATCTCATGAG GTCACATCTGATATGATGTATCTTTTGAAGCTGGCTGCTTCCAGTTGTGGCGATGAAAATACGGAGCGTGCTTTATCTCTAATTTGTCATCTG GTCCACAACATTACACTTCGAGTGTCACTTGAACTGAGTTCAACTGCTTGGTCTGAGATGCTTGGGTCCTTCAGCAAGGTGACAAAGTTTTTTATTGAAGATGCTGGTAAAAGACAACTATCAGAGAATTCTGTAGGCACTAAAGCTATACTAGATTGTCTGGAAAGCACAAG GCATCTGATTGGTGTGGAGCCCCGAAGGTCTTCAACATTAGAAAACAATACGTTGGTGGATTTTCTTCTGCATACTGTCATTTGCTGTCATTCGGAGCTGAATGGCTACGGTCCTTCTCGTGAAGATGTGAGGTGCAGTAATGCCTCCAGAAATAGATTTGACCAGCAGCATAGCTTGTGGAAAGTTCAAACCACTGCATTCTCTATGGTTGATGAAGCATTTTCAAGAGTTGGATCTTCTTTTTCGTTAGAGATGTGGCAGTCAGTTGTCGAG GTTCTTAGGAAAGTGATGGATGCTCTGGCGACAAAGATGTCCCCTGCAGAGAATGGTACATTGTCCAG ATTCTACACTTCCTTACTGCGCTGCCTTCACACAGTTCTTATTAACCGCAAAGGTTCTGTCTCTGATCAT TTGGCTGCTTTTATAGCTGCATTAAAAGTGTTCTTAGGATATGGATTGAGTAATTCAAGCTTCATTTCCCACCGTATTGAAAGAGATCCAGCTCCTTCAAGTCCTAAATTTAGTTCCGGGGAATCCATTAAAAAGGTTAGTGGTGCATACAGGCCCCCCCACTTGCGTGGAAGGAAAAGTTCTTCTCTGCGGCAGACATTTACTCAGACCTCTCAGACATCGTCTGATCGTGACTCTTCTCCTGTTGAATTCTCCTCATCAGAGTCTGATTACAGTGATAGTGATGGTACTGTAAAAGATGATATGCACAGCTGCAAGACTAGAGCTGCTGCCATAACATGTATACAG GATCTCTGTGAAGCTGATCCAAAAGCTTTTATTGCTCAGTGGACAATGCTTCTGCCAACTAATGATGCACTTCAACCTAG GAAGTATGAGGCAACTTTGATGACTTGCTTGCTATATGATCCATTCTTGAAG GTACGTCTGGCATCTGCTTCAACTATTGTGGCAATGTTGGAGGGGCCGTCCCCTGCTTCTCTGCAGTTTGCGGAATACAGGGAATCAAGTAAATGTGGATCTTTTATGCCACTTTCAAGCTCTCTGGGTCAGATACTCATGCAACTTCATGCAG GTATTCTGTACTTGATTGAGCATGAGAAGCATTCTGGACTGTTGACCTCTTCGTTCAAGATTCTCATGCTTTTGATATCATCCACACC GTACTCGCGAATGCCAGGAGAGCTGTTGCCCAGAGTCCTTTTATCTCTTAGATTGAAGATTGAAGAAGGATTTTCTCATAAATATGATCAGACCAGTTTCCTG GTTGTTGCTATCAATTGCTTAACTGCATCTGTATCCACGACACCTTCCTCTTTGCATGTTAGTGAAATTTTACAAGCTGAAATATCTACAG GTTTATGTGGGGGGAAAGGAGGATCAGGTGTCCTGACTACTTTGTTTCAGTATGCTGAAAAAATAACAAATCCAACAGTATCTTTGGAAGCTCTCCAG GCCCTCAAAGCTCTGTGCCACAACTATCCTACCGTAATGGGTTTATGTTGGAAGCAAATTTCTACTCTCGTATATAAATTCTTAAGGCCAGACACATTCGGATTTCCATCCTTGAAGGGAGCTGTGGGACATGATGTTGGGTCAAGTGTAGATAAACTTTTGTCTGGTGCGATCAAG GTTTTAGATGAATACCTTCGTGCTGTATCTGGATTTAAAGGAACCGAGGATCTGTTTGGTGATGGATTGATGGAAAGCCCCTTTGCATCAGATTGTGTGCGTGACAAGAAAATATCTTCCGCTCCATCATATGGATCCGGGGATGTTGGGATCTCTAAAGACAGTCTGTCAGGAACCAGAGAGTGGTCTGAAGCACTAGACGAACATATAGCCATATCTATACACCATGCATCTGGAATG GTAAGGGCTGCATCAATAACTTGTTTTGCCGGTATCACCTGCTCTGTCTTCTCTTCCCTTGACAAAGAGCAACAGCGTTTCATCCTTTCTTCCTGT ACAGACGGTGCAAAAGATTTAGTTCCTTCAGTTAGGTCAGCTGCTTGTCGGGCCATTGGTGTCATTGCTTGTTTCCCAGAGATTTTGAAGAG TGCAGAAAGTCTTCACAAGTTCATCAATGCTGTGGAGGTCAACACTCGTGATCAGCCTGTCATG GTTCGAGTTACTGCATCTTGGGCCATGGCAAACATATGCGACGCTTTTCGTCATTGTGTATCGAATTCTTCTCTCG ATCTGGAAGCAAACTTCAAGATTCTTACGTCTTTATTAGAATGTTCTTTGCAGCTAGCTAGAGACGGAGACAAG ATCAAGTCAAACGCTGTCAGAGCTCTAGGAAACCTTTCAAGAGTAGTCCCGTTTAATAGGTTCCTTGAGCCAGAGAACCGTGAAGTCAGATGTTCAGGAACTAGCAAAGAATATACATCTGTTAGAGAGAATTGTTCAAGCTTGGGATGTATGCAGTTGTTAGAAAGAATTGTTCAAACTTTTCTCTCATGCATTACTactggaaatgtgaag GTCCAGTGGAATGCTTGTCATGCATTAAGCAACTTATTTTTGAATGACTCATTGAAGACGTTACCAATGGATTG GGCTTCGCCTATATTCAGCATTCTTCTGCTACTGCTACGTGATTCTTCGAACTTCAAGATTCGGATTCAGGCTGCTGCTGCATTATCTGTTCCACCAACGGCGTCTG ATTATGGCAGTTCGTTTTCGGATATTATTCGAGGCATTGAACACATTCTTGAAAATGCTGCTTCTGACCAAAATTCAACTCCTAATTTCAAATATAGGATTGCTCTTGAGAAGCAG TTGACTGCAAGCATGCTTCATGTACTTGGTCTTTGTTCAAGCAGCAGTCAAGAGCCTGTAAAAGAATTTCTTCTTAAA AAAGCATCATTCTTTGAGCGGTGGCTGAATGACTTGTGTTCTTCAGTTGAAACAAGTGAAGGCAGTGCAGTAGAGTCCTTTAGGAATCAAAAGAGATCCTTATTGTCCAAGGCAATACAATCACTTGTTGAAGTTTTCGAAAGTAAGAACCAGTTTTTATCCGCACAAAAGCTCCAGAAGATGCTGGTGATCTGTGGATGA